The following coding sequences are from one Terriglobales bacterium window:
- a CDS encoding M28 family peptidase: MKGRQSSVASRLPVRGGVHTLACGPVSVLLFILVFLSSGLAQQQASAKRYVEDVKVLTAPQMEGRGAGTEGLARAAQYIENEFKRLKLQPAGVNGTYRQPFTVTTGAKLRGKNQLLVQENGKDQALTLEQDYIPLSFSSVGEVSGPLVFAGYGASADEFGYDDYLHFDAQDKLVVVLRYEPAKFEEKSGKQGKTHHSHLITKAINAKMHGAKAVLLVNGKLDPKEEDVLVRFGSQVGPEDAGIPIVQVKNAAADEWFKAAGKSLSEVQEAIDKQGHPESFAFPASLRVTLAVDIERTRATVNNILAYLPGKSDEYVILGAHYDHLGYGNASSLAPSQIGQIHPGADDNASGTAGVLELARLLAPEKGKLARGILFQSYAGEEIGLLGSADWVKEPTRPLDKAVAMINMDMIGRPKNGKIYVGGVGTGSTFQPLVEKAAKDQGLTAEISKGGYAASDHTSFLPKSIPVLFVFSGLHTDYHKPSDTWEKIDGEAAAKVVNMVEEIATGLDNAVERPKFAKVEMEAAPGGGGGGGYGPWFGSVPDFGEVPNGVKFADVTPGSPAAKAGLKPGDILVQFGETPIKNLYDFTFALRKHKVGDEVEVTVLRDGKELKQKVTLAQRK; this comes from the coding sequence ATGAAGGGTCGTCAGTCGTCGGTCGCCAGTCGCCTGCCTGTCCGCGGGGGCGTTCACACTTTGGCATGCGGGCCGGTCTCAGTCCTGCTATTCATCCTGGTTTTCCTCAGTTCCGGTCTCGCCCAGCAGCAGGCGAGTGCCAAGAGATACGTCGAAGATGTGAAGGTGCTGACCGCGCCACAGATGGAAGGTCGAGGGGCGGGTACCGAGGGACTGGCCCGGGCGGCGCAATACATCGAAAACGAGTTCAAGCGGCTGAAGCTGCAGCCGGCGGGGGTGAACGGCACCTACCGGCAGCCGTTCACAGTGACGACCGGCGCCAAGCTCCGGGGCAAGAACCAGCTGCTGGTCCAGGAGAACGGGAAAGACCAGGCGCTCACGCTGGAGCAGGACTACATCCCCCTGAGCTTTTCCTCAGTCGGGGAGGTGAGCGGGCCGCTGGTGTTCGCGGGCTACGGGGCGTCGGCGGACGAGTTCGGCTACGACGACTACCTGCACTTCGACGCCCAGGACAAGCTCGTGGTGGTGCTGCGCTACGAGCCGGCCAAGTTCGAGGAAAAGAGCGGGAAGCAGGGCAAGACCCACCACTCGCACCTGATCACCAAGGCGATCAACGCCAAGATGCACGGGGCCAAGGCGGTGCTGCTGGTCAACGGCAAGCTGGACCCGAAAGAAGAAGACGTGCTGGTGCGCTTCGGCAGCCAGGTCGGGCCGGAAGACGCGGGCATCCCCATCGTGCAGGTGAAGAACGCGGCAGCCGATGAATGGTTCAAGGCGGCGGGGAAGTCGTTGAGCGAAGTGCAGGAGGCGATCGACAAGCAGGGACATCCGGAATCGTTCGCTTTCCCGGCCAGCCTGCGGGTGACGCTGGCGGTGGACATCGAGCGGACACGGGCGACGGTGAACAACATCCTGGCCTACCTGCCGGGCAAGAGCGACGAGTACGTGATCCTGGGCGCGCACTACGACCACCTGGGCTACGGGAACGCGAGCTCGCTGGCGCCGTCGCAGATCGGGCAGATCCATCCGGGGGCGGACGACAACGCCTCGGGGACGGCGGGCGTGCTGGAGCTGGCGCGGCTGCTGGCGCCCGAGAAAGGCAAGCTGGCGCGGGGCATCCTGTTCCAGAGCTATGCCGGAGAAGAGATCGGGCTGCTGGGATCGGCGGACTGGGTGAAGGAACCGACCCGGCCGCTGGACAAGGCGGTCGCCATGATCAACATGGACATGATCGGGCGGCCGAAGAACGGGAAGATCTACGTGGGCGGGGTGGGCACGGGCAGCACCTTCCAGCCGCTGGTGGAGAAGGCGGCCAAGGACCAGGGGCTGACGGCGGAGATCTCCAAGGGCGGCTACGCGGCCAGCGACCACACCTCGTTCCTGCCCAAGAGCATCCCGGTACTGTTCGTCTTCTCCGGGCTGCATACCGATTATCACAAGCCCTCGGACACGTGGGAGAAGATCGACGGCGAGGCGGCAGCCAAGGTCGTCAACATGGTGGAGGAGATCGCGACCGGGCTGGACAACGCCGTGGAGCGTCCGAAGTTCGCCAAGGTGGAGATGGAGGCAGCGCCGGGCGGCGGGGGCGGAGGTGGCTACGGGCCATGGTTCGGGTCGGTGCCGGATTTCGGCGAAGTCCCGAACGGGGTGAAGTTCGCGGACGTGACCCCGGGGTCACCGGCAGCCAAGGCGGGATTGAAGCCGGGGGACATCCTGGTGCAGTTCGGGGAGACGCCGATCAAGAACCTTTACGACTTCACCTTCGCGCTGCGGAAACATAAGGTCGGGGACGAAGTGGAAGTCACGGTACTGCGCGACGGCAAAGAGCTGAAACAGAAAGTGACGCTGGCGCAGAGAAAGTAA
- a CDS encoding 4Fe-4S binding protein, protein MAYVITDGCIKDSLCVNACPVDCIHPKEDEEKFAAATQLYVDPVTCIDCGACVGVCTSDSIFALDDVPEDKKQFIELNAKYYN, encoded by the coding sequence ATGGCCTACGTGATCACAGATGGTTGTATCAAGGACTCGCTGTGCGTGAATGCGTGTCCGGTCGATTGCATCCACCCCAAGGAAGACGAGGAGAAGTTCGCAGCCGCGACCCAGTTGTACGTGGACCCGGTCACCTGCATCGATTGCGGCGCCTGCGTGGGCGTATGCACGTCCGACTCGATCTTCGCCCTGGACGACGTGCCGGAAGACAAAAAGCAGTTCATCGAGCTGAACGCAAAGTACTACAACTAA
- a CDS encoding pirin family protein, with amino-acid sequence MLTIRPAAERGHFDHGWLNTWHTFSFADYFDPAHHQFRSLRVINEDFVQPGGGFGTHPHRDMEIVTYVLEGGLAHKDSMGNGSTIRPGDVQRMTAGTGVLHSEYNHSKDERVHLLQIWIFPEKKNLEPGYEQKTFSDDDKRNRLRLVASRDGRDGSVTIHQDASIYGSVLDSGKTVSHQLAPGRHAWVQVARGTVTVNGKTLRQGDGAAISDEQSVELTGADSPPAEILLFDLA; translated from the coding sequence ATGCTTACCATCCGCCCCGCCGCCGAGCGCGGCCACTTCGACCACGGCTGGCTCAATACCTGGCATACGTTCTCCTTCGCCGATTATTTCGACCCGGCACATCACCAGTTCCGTTCCCTGCGCGTCATCAACGAAGATTTCGTGCAGCCCGGGGGCGGCTTCGGCACCCACCCCCACCGCGACATGGAGATCGTCACCTACGTGCTGGAGGGCGGGCTGGCCCACAAGGACAGCATGGGCAACGGCTCCACCATCCGCCCCGGCGACGTGCAGCGCATGACCGCCGGCACCGGCGTCCTGCACAGCGAGTACAACCACTCCAAGGACGAACGGGTGCACCTGCTGCAGATCTGGATCTTCCCGGAGAAGAAGAACCTGGAGCCCGGCTACGAGCAGAAGACCTTTTCCGACGACGACAAACGCAACCGCCTGCGCCTGGTCGCTTCGCGCGACGGCCGCGACGGCTCCGTCACCATCCACCAGGATGCCAGCATCTACGGCAGCGTGCTGGACAGCGGCAAGACCGTCAGCCACCAGCTCGCCCCCGGCCGCCACGCCTGGGTCCAGGTGGCCCGCGGCACGGTCACGGTGAACGGCAAGACGCTCCGCCAGGGCGACGGCGCCGCCATCAGCGACGAACAGTCCGTCGAGCTCACCGGCGCCGATTCCCCGCCCGCCGAGATCCTGTTGTTCGACCTGGCCTAA
- a CDS encoding Glu/Leu/Phe/Val dehydrogenase, with amino-acid sequence MISDTLLPTAETEDFDPLVQATLHFETAARHLDLEAWIVQRLRHPERELSLNLPLITNDGLPLMVTAYRVQHCTWQGPGLGGVRYSPDVRLSHVRAAAMTTTWECALFDLPFGGSAGAIVCDPQRLSERELRDVTKEYVYALRGIAGPATDVLAPGIGSNAQTAAWMFDGFIRAAGHMEAAAVTGKPEGLWGLPAFDALVARNLFLLLEQVLLERGGLVRGATVAVQGFGKLGGAAARLLYDAGARVVAIADLSGGLHNPHGLDIAELQSYVETNHVMLGFPRAEAATNEQVLETSCDLLVAAADEHQITAANAARVHAGVVVEAVQETITPAADRILADRGVLVVPDILANSTRLLASVLEWSRNQRGLCRTNGDVEAHMKDCIQRAYLAVHDCGAREHIGLRAAAHLLAVDRIASALRARH; translated from the coding sequence ATGATCTCCGACACCCTGCTCCCCACTGCCGAGACCGAAGACTTCGACCCTCTCGTGCAGGCCACTCTGCACTTCGAGACTGCGGCCCGCCACCTCGATCTGGAGGCCTGGATCGTCCAGCGCCTCCGCCATCCCGAGCGCGAGCTCTCGCTCAACCTGCCGCTCATCACCAACGACGGACTTCCGCTCATGGTCACCGCCTACCGCGTCCAGCACTGCACCTGGCAGGGACCGGGACTCGGAGGCGTGCGCTACTCCCCCGACGTGCGCCTTAGCCACGTCCGCGCCGCTGCCATGACCACGACCTGGGAGTGCGCCCTGTTCGATCTGCCCTTCGGCGGCAGCGCCGGCGCCATCGTCTGCGATCCCCAGAGACTCAGCGAGCGCGAGCTCCGCGACGTCACCAAGGAGTACGTCTATGCCCTGCGCGGCATCGCCGGCCCAGCCACCGACGTGCTCGCTCCCGGCATCGGCAGCAACGCCCAGACCGCCGCCTGGATGTTCGACGGCTTCATCCGCGCCGCGGGCCACATGGAGGCCGCCGCCGTCACCGGCAAGCCCGAGGGACTCTGGGGCCTGCCTGCCTTCGACGCCCTGGTCGCCCGCAATCTCTTTCTCCTGCTGGAGCAAGTGTTGCTGGAGCGCGGAGGCCTGGTGCGCGGCGCCACCGTCGCCGTCCAGGGATTCGGCAAGCTCGGCGGCGCCGCCGCCCGCCTGCTGTACGACGCCGGCGCCCGTGTCGTCGCCATCGCCGATCTCTCCGGCGGCCTCCACAACCCGCATGGCCTCGACATCGCCGAGCTCCAGTCCTACGTCGAGACCAACCACGTCATGCTCGGATTCCCTCGTGCCGAAGCCGCGACCAACGAGCAGGTCCTCGAAACCTCATGCGACCTCCTGGTGGCCGCCGCCGACGAACACCAGATCACGGCCGCGAACGCCGCCAGGGTCCACGCCGGCGTGGTCGTCGAGGCCGTGCAGGAGACCATCACCCCCGCCGCCGACCGCATCCTCGCCGACCGCGGCGTGCTGGTCGTGCCCGACATCCTCGCCAACTCCACGCGCCTGCTGGCCTCGGTCCTGGAGTGGTCGCGCAACCAGCGTGGCCTCTGCCGCACCAACGGTGATGTCGAGGCGCATATGAAGGACTGCATCCAGAGAGCTTACCTGGCGGTGCACGACTGCGGCGCCCGGGAACACATCGGCCTGCGCGCCGCCGCCCACTTGCTCGCGGTGGACCGCATTGCCTCGGCCCTGCGCGCGCGCCATTGA
- the nrfD gene encoding NrfD/PsrC family molybdoenzyme membrane anchor subunit produces the protein MLQTITNKITMWRVLVALIFASGLWATYLRFVKGFAVATNMSNAQPWGIWVGLATLGGVGLSAGGFAIAGGVYLLGMERYRPLARCAVLIAFLGYLSVCAGYAWELGLPWNFWHPIVMWNRSSVLFEVVWCIMLYTTVLALEFSPALAEKIPWKRARELFLAWQHRILIGLVLIGVLLSSLHQSFLGGLFIIFKGKMYPLWYSNYQTTLFYLSAIPAGMALIIMALYLSVRSLNVRLDLKLLDDLRRMIIPLLVLFALFRFGDLARQQALGYLFKPVEETAYFWLEVALFVVVPLVMFNLRPVFQQPIGLYWAAAATVAGFIVHRINVSITSLERATHAGYVPKWPEMAVTIMLVTAAVLAFRLAVLHLRIFPRSEPPRELPHFRLPVVERYMPQPGSAD, from the coding sequence ATGTTGCAGACCATCACCAACAAGATCACGATGTGGCGCGTGCTGGTGGCGCTGATCTTCGCCTCCGGCCTCTGGGCCACCTACCTCCGCTTCGTGAAGGGATTCGCGGTGGCCACCAACATGTCGAACGCTCAGCCCTGGGGCATCTGGGTCGGGCTGGCCACCCTGGGCGGCGTCGGCCTCTCCGCCGGCGGCTTCGCCATCGCCGGCGGCGTTTACCTGCTGGGCATGGAGCGCTACCGCCCACTCGCCCGCTGCGCCGTCTTGATCGCCTTCCTGGGCTATCTCTCGGTCTGCGCCGGCTACGCCTGGGAGTTGGGGCTGCCCTGGAACTTCTGGCACCCCATCGTCATGTGGAACCGCTCCTCCGTCCTCTTTGAAGTGGTCTGGTGCATCATGCTTTACACCACGGTGCTGGCCCTGGAATTCTCCCCGGCGCTGGCCGAGAAGATCCCCTGGAAGCGCGCCCGTGAGCTCTTCCTGGCCTGGCAGCACCGCATCCTGATCGGCCTGGTGCTGATCGGCGTGCTGCTCTCCTCCCTGCACCAGTCCTTCCTGGGCGGGCTGTTCATCATCTTCAAGGGCAAGATGTACCCGCTCTGGTACAGCAATTACCAGACGACACTCTTCTACTTGTCGGCCATTCCCGCCGGCATGGCCCTCATCATCATGGCCCTGTACCTCTCGGTGCGCTCGCTGAACGTCCGTCTCGACCTGAAGCTGCTGGATGACCTGCGCCGCATGATCATTCCTTTGCTGGTGCTGTTCGCGCTCTTCCGCTTCGGCGACCTGGCCCGGCAGCAGGCCCTCGGCTACCTCTTCAAGCCGGTCGAGGAGACCGCTTACTTCTGGCTGGAGGTGGCGCTGTTCGTGGTGGTGCCGCTGGTGATGTTCAACCTGCGGCCCGTCTTCCAGCAGCCCATCGGGCTGTACTGGGCCGCCGCCGCTACCGTCGCCGGCTTCATTGTGCACCGTATCAACGTCTCCATCACCTCGCTGGAGCGGGCCACGCACGCCGGGTACGTGCCCAAGTGGCCGGAGATGGCGGTCACCATCATGCTGGTGACGGCCGCCGTGCTGGCCTTCCGCCTGGCGGTGCTCCACCTGCGCATCTTCCCGCGCAGCGAGCCGCCGCGCGAGCTGCCTCACTTCCGCCTGCCGGTGGTTGAGCGCTACATGCCTCAGCCCGGCAGTGCGGATTGA
- a CDS encoding 4Fe-4S dicluster domain-containing protein, producing the protein METRSNALLIDITKCVGCQACEQACKELHGFPKEHETALSETALTVVSERGGKFVRRQCMHCQSPACASACPVGALIKTSEGAVRYDGSKCIGCRYCMIACPFDVPKYEWSKLAPYVTKCDLCAERTLAGKPTACAEVCPTGATMFGDREALLAEAHKRIAENPAYVRKIYGEIEVGGTSVFYLSDVPFEDLGFVTAPMNQPLPTLSAAALGEVPTVVLVGGSLLSGLYWFTQRKREVALAESRVDDSQKRS; encoded by the coding sequence ATGGAAACCAGATCGAACGCGTTACTGATCGACATCACCAAGTGCGTCGGCTGCCAGGCCTGCGAGCAAGCCTGCAAGGAGCTCCACGGATTTCCCAAGGAACACGAGACCGCGCTCTCCGAGACCGCGCTGACCGTGGTGAGCGAGCGCGGCGGCAAGTTCGTCCGCCGCCAGTGCATGCACTGCCAGAGCCCGGCCTGCGCCTCGGCCTGCCCGGTCGGCGCTCTCATCAAGACCAGCGAAGGCGCCGTGCGCTACGACGGCAGCAAGTGCATCGGCTGCCGCTACTGCATGATCGCCTGCCCCTTCGACGTCCCCAAGTACGAATGGAGCAAGCTGGCGCCCTACGTCACCAAGTGCGACCTGTGCGCCGAGCGCACCCTTGCCGGCAAGCCCACGGCCTGCGCCGAGGTCTGCCCCACCGGCGCCACCATGTTCGGCGACCGCGAGGCCCTGCTGGCCGAGGCCCACAAGCGCATCGCGGAGAACCCGGCCTACGTCCGCAAGATCTACGGCGAGATCGAGGTGGGCGGCACTTCCGTCTTCTATCTCTCCGACGTCCCCTTCGAGGACCTGGGCTTCGTGACCGCGCCCATGAACCAGCCCCTGCCCACGCTGAGCGCCGCCGCGCTGGGCGAAGTGCCGACCGTCGTCCTGGTCGGCGGTTCCCTGCTCTCCGGCCTCTATTGGTTCACGCAGCGCAAGCGCGAGGTCGCGCTGGCTGAAAGCCGCGTCGACGACTCGCAGAAAAGGAGCTGA
- a CDS encoding glycine cleavage system protein H produces MSILFVLLTFLLIMVITYFVKGRDVGTAVARTLAPPLQPVMTREMGFDLPRGYFFHPGHTWALDEGNQNARIGLDSFAATLIGKPERIEVAALNRWVRQGQRLWSVCFDGQTVDMLSPIEGVLVSVNQGVLANPELAVADPYKEGWICVIKSPEINTNLKNLVQGPMVAPWMQGTLSRLAAMTAQSAAVMQDGGQPVAGLLKRLEPVLQRRVVREFLLT; encoded by the coding sequence ATGTCGATCCTCTTTGTACTGCTCACCTTCCTGCTCATCATGGTGATCACCTATTTCGTCAAGGGCAGGGATGTCGGCACGGCGGTCGCCCGGACCCTGGCCCCGCCTCTGCAACCGGTGATGACCCGCGAGATGGGTTTCGATCTTCCCCGCGGCTACTTCTTCCATCCCGGACATACCTGGGCGCTCGACGAAGGCAATCAGAACGCTCGCATCGGGCTGGACTCCTTCGCCGCCACCCTGATCGGCAAGCCGGAGCGCATTGAAGTCGCCGCCCTGAACCGCTGGGTGCGTCAAGGGCAGAGGCTGTGGAGCGTCTGCTTCGACGGCCAGACCGTGGACATGCTCTCTCCCATCGAAGGCGTGCTGGTCTCGGTCAACCAGGGTGTGCTCGCCAATCCCGAACTGGCGGTCGCCGATCCCTACAAGGAAGGCTGGATCTGCGTCATCAAGTCGCCCGAGATCAACACCAATCTCAAGAACCTGGTGCAGGGGCCGATGGTCGCGCCCTGGATGCAGGGCACGCTCAGCCGCCTGGCTGCTATGACTGCTCAGTCGGCTGCGGTCATGCAGGATGGCGGGCAGCCGGTCGCCGGTCTGCTCAAGCGCCTGGAGCCGGTCCTCCAGCGCCGCGTCGTCCGTGAATTCCTTTTGACCTAG
- a CDS encoding tetratricopeptide repeat protein, which produces MKATAKQWEHRTREKPAPAGDCLPFRCSSPDKLVSKERTVRWCLVVLILSLSAVGFSQVLAQTASQADSASQLYERAMNGLIGSSQSRSDLNSVSLFRRSAEMGYVPAQVVLGYLYETGLLVTKDASHALTWYKKAAQQNDPLAQWLVGRLILAGLIPPRDVTEAAAWLQKSATQGDPFGEYLLGMIRLERQEYTLAAESFQKAAEQGLPQAQYRLGTLLKEGRGVDRDKFNGYVWFLVSSDAGYPDVRSDDLQSLEADLGSVRTEEGKTKARKLEKDFARAVVAHGCTGWPGEFDAIPLPPPPELQKFCR; this is translated from the coding sequence TTGAAGGCCACTGCAAAGCAGTGGGAGCACCGCACAAGAGAAAAACCCGCGCCGGCGGGCGATTGCTTGCCGTTTCGTTGTTCCTCTCCTGATAAGCTTGTTTCGAAGGAGCGGACCGTGCGGTGGTGTTTGGTTGTGCTGATTCTCTCGCTATCGGCTGTCGGGTTCAGCCAGGTTCTTGCGCAAACGGCTTCCCAGGCTGATAGTGCGTCGCAATTATATGAGCGCGCGATGAACGGCCTTATCGGAAGCAGCCAAAGCCGCAGTGACCTCAACTCCGTCAGCTTGTTCCGCAGATCTGCAGAGATGGGATACGTGCCAGCACAAGTGGTGCTCGGCTATCTCTACGAGACGGGCCTACTCGTCACCAAGGACGCGTCGCACGCACTGACTTGGTATAAGAAGGCGGCACAACAGAACGATCCCCTCGCGCAATGGCTCGTCGGCCGACTGATTCTCGCCGGCCTGATTCCGCCGCGCGACGTGACTGAGGCCGCCGCATGGCTACAGAAGTCCGCCACGCAGGGCGATCCCTTCGGCGAATATTTGCTGGGTATGATCCGGCTGGAAAGGCAGGAATACACTCTGGCTGCGGAGTCGTTTCAAAAGGCCGCCGAGCAGGGCCTTCCGCAGGCTCAGTACCGGCTCGGCACGCTGTTGAAAGAGGGGCGGGGGGTAGATCGCGACAAGTTCAACGGCTATGTGTGGTTCCTCGTCAGTTCTGACGCAGGATATCCAGACGTTAGATCGGATGATCTCCAATCACTTGAAGCGGATCTTGGCAGCGTCCGCACAGAAGAAGGCAAGACGAAGGCCCGCAAACTCGAGAAGGACTTCGCCCGCGCCGTGGTCGCTCATGGCTGCACAGGGTGGCCCGGCGAATTCGACGCAATTCCACTGCCACCGCCTCCAGAGCTGCAAAAATTCTGTCGTTAG
- a CDS encoding serine/threonine-protein kinase has product MSESPIKRIGDYEILGELGAGGMGRVYRVRNVLTDRVEAMKVLLPNLQGHEEVAARFLREIKVLAALNHPNIAALRTALTIENQLVMVMEYVEGESLSSRLNAGAIPIADALNYLDQVLDALSYAHKNHVIHRDIKPANMMLTRQGVVKLMDFGIAHTEAAEDAKKLTATGSTLGSISYMSPEQVKGEKTDERSDLYSLGISLYEMVTGKKPFDEGSSFSIMAAHINQAPTPPIELHPDIPPLVNQLILKSIAKPPGERYQTADAFRAAVRQARALVPADDRTIVRGSSDYTFANAPTVGTVAANDRTVVQGSTDNTIAASMAPTAPNPAIPSVPAPAASAAPTAPAAPTYRQAFATVPAPPPRQAAAPQYAAAPASHPPVAASGSHRGLYIALGGLLVVVALVAAGLYMPGHKKASASDAVQPTKAIQEAPAPTPPPAAAPAAAPTPAGSTADADALARAKAQRLAQEKAAAEAARAAAERKAQLDVVEHQIDQLTGRAGAVNASLNTLQRQQNASGYGLRGDMASAQSRLNVNLAKAQNAIQHEDLERAKRYAAEAESDLETLEKFLGR; this is encoded by the coding sequence ATGAGTGAGTCCCCGATCAAGCGCATAGGCGATTACGAGATCCTTGGCGAGTTGGGCGCGGGCGGCATGGGCCGCGTGTACCGGGTGCGCAACGTCCTGACCGACCGGGTCGAAGCCATGAAGGTGCTGCTGCCCAACCTGCAGGGCCATGAAGAGGTGGCGGCGCGTTTCCTGCGCGAGATCAAGGTGCTGGCGGCGCTCAACCACCCCAACATCGCCGCCCTGCGCACGGCCCTGACCATCGAGAACCAGTTGGTCATGGTGATGGAATACGTGGAGGGCGAATCGCTGTCGTCGCGGCTCAATGCCGGGGCCATCCCGATCGCGGATGCGCTGAATTATCTCGACCAGGTGCTGGACGCGCTCAGCTACGCGCACAAGAACCACGTCATCCACCGCGACATCAAGCCGGCGAACATGATGCTGACCCGCCAGGGAGTCGTGAAGTTGATGGACTTCGGCATCGCCCACACCGAGGCGGCCGAGGACGCCAAGAAGCTCACCGCAACCGGCTCGACCCTAGGATCCATCAGTTACATGTCGCCGGAGCAGGTGAAGGGCGAAAAGACCGACGAGCGTTCCGACCTCTACTCGCTGGGGATCTCGCTCTACGAGATGGTGACGGGGAAGAAGCCGTTCGATGAGGGCAGCAGCTTCTCTATCATGGCGGCGCACATCAACCAGGCGCCGACGCCGCCCATCGAGTTGCATCCCGACATCCCGCCGCTGGTCAACCAGCTGATCCTGAAGTCGATCGCCAAGCCGCCAGGCGAGCGCTACCAGACGGCGGACGCGTTCCGCGCGGCCGTGCGCCAGGCGCGCGCTCTGGTGCCGGCGGACGACCGGACGATCGTGCGGGGCTCCAGCGACTACACCTTCGCCAATGCGCCCACGGTCGGCACCGTAGCGGCCAACGACCGGACGGTCGTGCAGGGCTCGACCGACAACACCATCGCGGCGTCGATGGCGCCAACGGCGCCGAACCCGGCGATCCCCAGCGTGCCGGCGCCGGCTGCAAGCGCAGCTCCAACTGCTCCGGCGGCGCCCACCTACCGTCAGGCCTTCGCGACAGTCCCGGCACCTCCTCCGCGGCAGGCAGCCGCGCCGCAGTATGCAGCAGCGCCCGCTTCCCATCCGCCCGTCGCAGCCTCCGGCAGCCACCGTGGGCTTTACATCGCGCTCGGGGGGTTGCTGGTGGTCGTGGCCCTGGTCGCCGCCGGACTCTATATGCCGGGGCACAAGAAGGCTTCCGCATCCGACGCCGTGCAGCCGACCAAGGCGATCCAGGAAGCGCCGGCACCGACCCCGCCGCCAGCCGCGGCTCCAGCAGCCGCGCCCACACCAGCGGGTTCGACTGCGGACGCTGACGCTCTCGCCCGCGCCAAGGCGCAACGGCTGGCGCAAGAGAAGGCGGCCGCGGAAGCTGCTCGCGCTGCCGCCGAGCGGAAGGCGCAACTCGACGTGGTGGAGCACCAGATCGACCAACTGACCGGGCGCGCAGGTGCGGTGAACGCCAGCCTCAACACCCTGCAGCGCCAGCAGAACGCGTCCGGATATGGGCTGCGCGGCGACATGGCCTCGGCACAGAGCCGGCTGAACGTCAATCTGGCCAAAGCCCAGAACGCCATCCAACACGAGGACCTGGAGCGCGCCAAGCGCTATGCGGCGGAAGCCGAATCCGACCTCGAGACGCTGGAGAAGTTCCTGGGCAGATAA